In Ectothiorhodospiraceae bacterium 2226, a single window of DNA contains:
- a CDS encoding TlpA family protein disulfide reductase codes for MKTKDLLIGLFALVLLGTLGAIWFMPDGLKDAPAVTLKTLDGRELQTAAHDGPMIVTFWATTCPGCIKEIPHLIDLYQEFQPHGLEVVGVAMHYDPPDRVVELVGQWELPYAISLDVTGEVARAFGDVKLTPTTFLINPNGRIVHQRIGEFDTDHVRALIASMIPGGAQQAALSGR; via the coding sequence ATGAAAACCAAGGACCTCCTCATCGGGCTGTTCGCCCTGGTACTGCTGGGCACATTGGGCGCCATCTGGTTCATGCCCGACGGGCTGAAAGATGCCCCGGCGGTAACCCTCAAGACCCTCGACGGGCGCGAATTGCAGACGGCCGCGCATGACGGGCCCATGATCGTAACCTTCTGGGCCACTACCTGCCCCGGTTGCATCAAGGAGATCCCGCACCTCATCGACCTGTATCAAGAGTTCCAGCCACACGGGCTGGAGGTGGTGGGGGTTGCCATGCACTACGACCCGCCCGACCGCGTGGTCGAACTGGTGGGCCAGTGGGAGCTCCCCTACGCCATTTCGCTGGACGTGACCGGCGAGGTCGCCCGCGCCTTCGGTGACGTGAAGCTCACGCCCACCACCTTCCTGATCAACCCCAACGGGCGCATCGTGCACCAGCGCATCGGCGAGTTCGACACCGACCACGTGCGGGCGCTGATCGCGAGCATGATCCCCGGCGGCGCGCAGCAGGCCGCCTTGAGCGGCCGCTGA
- a CDS encoding biopolymer transporter ExbD: MQFEGRRRIRTHLDMAPLIDVVFLLLVFFLLTSTFMVQEAVELRLPSATTAAPVERQPLHVAVTEAGEPHVDGEVLSLQALEALVRARVAEDPELAVMLQADARLSVQGIMDVMDRLRAGGARRLGVATVRAR, encoded by the coding sequence ATGCAGTTTGAAGGCCGGCGGCGGATCCGCACCCACCTCGACATGGCGCCGCTGATCGACGTCGTGTTCCTGCTGTTGGTGTTCTTTCTGCTCACCAGCACCTTCATGGTGCAGGAAGCGGTGGAACTGCGCCTGCCGAGCGCCACCACGGCTGCGCCGGTGGAGCGCCAGCCCCTGCACGTGGCGGTGACCGAAGCCGGTGAGCCCCATGTGGATGGCGAGGTGCTGAGCCTCCAGGCGTTGGAGGCCCTGGTGCGTGCCCGTGTAGCCGAGGACCCTGAGCTTGCGGTGATGCTGCAGGCCGATGCGCGCCTCTCGGTACAGGGCATCATGGACGTCATGGACCGCCTGCGCGCGGGCGGCGCCCGCCGGCTCGGTGTCGCCACCGTGCGTGCCCGCTGA
- the hemJ gene encoding protoporphyrinogen oxidase HemJ, with translation MLWVKALHVVAMVTWFAGLFYLPRLYVYHAQADDRVGVERFKVMERKLYYGIATPSAVVTVALGVWLLIDYAWAAYAHMGWLHAKLALVAVLIAYHVWCGVLLRDFRQDRNRRSHVWYRWFNEFPVLILVAVVLLAVVKPF, from the coding sequence GTGCTCTGGGTCAAGGCCCTGCACGTGGTCGCCATGGTGACCTGGTTCGCGGGCCTGTTCTATCTCCCCCGCCTGTACGTCTATCACGCGCAGGCCGACGACCGCGTCGGCGTCGAGCGCTTTAAGGTCATGGAGCGCAAGCTCTATTACGGCATCGCCACGCCCAGCGCGGTCGTCACCGTGGCGCTGGGGGTATGGCTGCTGATCGATTATGCCTGGGCGGCCTACGCGCACATGGGCTGGCTGCACGCCAAGCTCGCGCTGGTAGCGGTGCTGATCGCCTACCATGTCTGGTGCGGCGTGCTGCTGCGCGACTTTCGCCAGGATCGCAACCGCCGCAGCCACGTGTGGTACCGCTGGTTCAACGAGTTTCCGGTGCTGATCCTGGTGGCGGTGGTGCTCCTGGCGGTGGTGAAACCGTTCTGA
- a CDS encoding N-acetyl-gamma-glutamyl-phosphate reductase: protein MIKAGIVGGTGYTGVELLRLLAAHPEVELAAITSRSEAGTAVADMFPNLRGHVDLAFTAPDEAALETCDVVFYATPNGIAMQGVSALLEAGVRVIDLAADFRIKDIAEWEQWYGMTHASPELVAEAVYGLPEVNREAIRGARLVANPGCYPTAVQLGLLPLLEAGLVEPDSLIADCKSGVSGAGRKPAVGTLLCEASENFKAYSVGGHRHWPEIMQGLRAAAGDAVDLTFVPHLTPMVRGIEATLYARLREDASQADLQRVFEARYAAEACVDVMPAGSHPETRSVRGSNLCRLAVHRPRGARTVVVLSVIDNLVKGAAGQAVQNMNLMFGRDETVGLDAIGTLP from the coding sequence ATGATCAAGGCAGGCATCGTCGGCGGTACGGGCTACACGGGCGTCGAGTTGTTGCGCCTGCTCGCCGCTCACCCCGAGGTGGAGCTCGCGGCCATCACCTCACGCTCCGAGGCGGGCACCGCCGTGGCTGACATGTTCCCCAACCTGCGTGGCCATGTCGACCTCGCCTTCACCGCCCCCGACGAGGCGGCGCTCGAGACGTGCGACGTGGTGTTCTATGCCACGCCCAACGGCATCGCCATGCAGGGTGTATCCGCGTTGCTGGAGGCCGGGGTGCGCGTGATCGATCTGGCCGCCGATTTCCGCATCAAGGACATCGCCGAGTGGGAGCAGTGGTACGGCATGACGCATGCGTCGCCCGAGCTGGTGGCGGAGGCCGTCTATGGCCTCCCCGAGGTCAATCGCGAGGCGATACGTGGCGCACGCCTGGTGGCCAATCCGGGCTGCTACCCCACCGCCGTGCAGCTTGGCCTGCTGCCCTTGCTCGAGGCCGGTCTGGTCGAGCCCGATAGCCTGATCGCCGACTGCAAGTCGGGCGTGAGCGGCGCGGGGCGCAAACCGGCGGTGGGCACGCTGCTCTGCGAGGCCAGCGAGAACTTCAAGGCCTACAGCGTCGGCGGTCACCGGCACTGGCCGGAGATCATGCAAGGCCTGCGCGCGGCGGCGGGCGACGCCGTGGATCTCACCTTCGTGCCGCACCTGACACCGATGGTGCGCGGCATCGAGGCGACGCTGTATGCGCGTCTGCGTGAGGACGCCTCGCAGGCGGATCTGCAGCGGGTCTTCGAGGCGCGTTACGCGGCAGAAGCGTGCGTCGATGTGATGCCCGCCGGATCCCATCCCGAGACGCGCAGCGTGCGCGGCAGCAACCTGTGCCGCCTCGCGGTGCATCGCCCGCGCGGTGCGCGTACGGTGGTGGTGCTGTCGGTGATCGACAACCTGGTCAAGGGCGCAGCGGGCCAGGCGGTACAGAACATGAATCTGATGTTCGGGCGCGACGAGACGGTCGGGCTCGACGCCATCGGGACCTTGCCCTAG
- a CDS encoding MotA/TolQ/ExbB proton channel family protein, with product MRLYELLQLGGPVMLVLLALSVLATAIVLYKLAQYAARGVWHGGSTRAALDQLAHGEAEAAHARLAAGRGPLAVTTAAALRCAADRRLSNAQVEAEIARVGTAQVRELEGGLRALSAIAHLSPLLGLLGTVFGMIRAFMQVEGAGPRVDPSLLAGGIWEALLTTAFGLTIAIPAMAAFYFLEGAVDRVRAAMKDNVVRVLIYHGRQPAAQEVEPQAQEDYAV from the coding sequence GTGCGACTCTATGAACTGTTGCAGCTGGGCGGCCCCGTCATGCTGGTGCTGCTCGCCCTGTCGGTCCTGGCCACCGCGATCGTGCTTTATAAACTCGCTCAGTACGCGGCGCGCGGTGTCTGGCACGGCGGTTCCACGCGCGCCGCGCTCGATCAGTTGGCGCACGGCGAGGCCGAGGCGGCGCACGCGCGGCTGGCCGCGGGCCGCGGTCCGCTCGCCGTGACCACTGCGGCCGCCCTGCGCTGCGCGGCCGACCGGCGCCTGAGCAACGCCCAGGTGGAGGCCGAGATCGCCCGCGTGGGCACCGCCCAGGTGCGCGAGCTCGAAGGCGGATTGCGTGCGCTGTCGGCCATCGCGCACCTGAGCCCGCTGCTCGGTCTGCTCGGCACGGTGTTCGGCATGATCCGCGCCTTCATGCAAGTGGAGGGCGCGGGCCCGCGCGTCGACCCCTCGCTGCTCGCGGGCGGCATCTGGGAGGCCCTGCTGACCACCGCGTTCGGGCTCACCATCGCCATTCCCGCCATGGCCGCGTTCTACTTCCTGGAAGGCGCGGTGGATCGCGTGCGCGCGGCGATGAAGGACAACGTGGTGCGGGTGCTCATTTACCACGGGCGTCAGCCCGCGGCCCAGGAGGTCGAACCGCAGGCGCAGGAAGACTATGCAGTTTGA
- a CDS encoding energy transducer TonB, whose amino-acid sequence MAALSPAAWTALLFALTLHALVLMAVLPREQETVETLPPMTVMRFELAEPVIEPAIEPVPEPRPEADPEPEPEPEPEPEPEPEPQPEPEPEPEPEPKPKPEPKPEPKPEPKPEPPRARAEPQAEVAPEPAAPDPAHVASYEEALAAALEREKAYPVMARRRRLEGEALLFVRIDREGRVLEYRVEQSSGHVQLDQAVRDMVQRAGLPAMPSELPGANYEFRVPVRFSLR is encoded by the coding sequence ATGGCAGCGCTGTCGCCGGCCGCCTGGACGGCCCTGCTGTTCGCGCTGACGCTGCATGCCCTGGTTCTGATGGCGGTCCTGCCGCGCGAGCAAGAGACGGTCGAGACCCTGCCGCCGATGACGGTGATGCGGTTCGAGCTGGCCGAACCTGTGATCGAGCCCGCGATCGAACCGGTCCCCGAGCCGCGACCCGAAGCGGACCCCGAACCCGAACCCGAACCCGAACCCGAACCCGAGCCCGAGCCCGAGCCGCAGCCGGAGCCGGAGCCGGAGCCGGAGCCGGAGCCAAAACCAAAACCTGAACCGAAACCTGAACCGAAACCTGAACCGAAACCAGAGCCGCCCCGCGCGCGCGCCGAGCCGCAGGCCGAGGTGGCTCCTGAGCCTGCCGCGCCCGACCCGGCGCACGTCGCCAGCTACGAGGAGGCGCTGGCCGCCGCCCTGGAGCGCGAGAAGGCCTATCCGGTCATGGCGCGGCGTCGCCGTCTGGAGGGTGAGGCGCTACTGTTCGTGCGCATCGATCGTGAGGGGCGGGTGCTGGAGTACCGCGTTGAGCAGAGCAGCGGTCACGTGCAGCTCGATCAGGCGGTGCGGGACATGGTTCAGCGCGCCGGCCTCCCCGCCATGCCGTCGGAGTTGCCGGGGGCGAACTATGAGTTTCGCGTGCCCGTACGGTTCAGTCTGCGTTGA